Part of the Flavobacteriales bacterium genome is shown below.
TCTAAAGTATATTCAACAGGATCCTCTACTGTCATGATGTTTACATCTTCTTTGTTGAGCTCCTGTAATGTGGCATATAATGTTGTTGTTTTTCCTGACCCTGTAGGACCACTGATTAATACAATACCATTGTGTTTGTATACATTACTTCGATAGTCCTTTAATTCTTTTTCAGAGAAACCTAAATCGTCCAAAAGCAAACTCCCCTTATCATTCGATAAAATTCTCATTACGACCTTTTCTCCTCTCAGTGTAGGGATAATTGCGACACGTAAATCAAAGCTTTCTTCATCAGTTTCATGGGAATATCTACCGTCCTGAGGTTTTCTTCGTTCAGCAATGTCAAGACCAGATTTTAGTTTGATGACACTAATTAAGCCATTGTATTCGTCTTTATTGAGCTTGTGTTTTTCAACGAGTCCACCATCAATTCTTAAACGAATTCTAGCTTTTTCATCATAGATTTCAATGTGAATATCACTACTGCCCAATGCTTTTGCTTCAGCAATTAATTTTGAAACAAAAAACTCATCGTAGTCATCATCCACAGTTAAGGTTACTGCTCCCTCGCCAGCTCTTCTGTAGTATTTATTTAAAGCACGATTAAGTACTGCTTCATCTATTGCTTTTAATGCTACAGATTTGCCTAAAACCATTTCTAGCTCATTAGCTAAGTCGGTAGTGTTTAGATTTTCTAAGGTATAAAATGAATCCCTTTCTATACTTGTTTCAAAAGGCACAATTTTATAGTGCCAAGCTTGTTCAGCAGAGATCGCTTGTTGTAAATCAGTGGTCAATATAATTTTGTCTCCATTTATCATAATAGCCAATCATTTAGTGAAAGAGAGAAGAATGTATTAGATACCACTAGTACAATAAATATTAATGCAGAAATTCCTGCATGAGGAATGCTTGCTTGTTGTCCTTTTACTACCAGAAGAGCTAGCCCCACCAAAGTTGATACCAAGGTCATTGCGATAAAGACATAACTGTAAATTAATGGGTAAAACAGTGGGGTTAATGCAATAAAGAAGAGAATGTCTCCCCATCCCAAGTGCGTTATTAATGGATGCTCTACTTTTCGTACCCACTTAAAATAAATGAAAGTAATTCCAAAAATAATTCCTAGCAATAAGTTGTTTAGTGCTGTTAACTGAAGGGTTGCTATAAATCCATTGGTTTTTAGCATGCCTATAAAGTTGACCACAAAAAGTCCAATCAGTAAGTAAATACTAATGAGACGTGTACGAATATCTTGTATGGCGATAACCATTGCAATAATAATTTTTAATCCTATGATGAGTGTCGTTAACAATTTAATCTTTTACCGTGTTTACAACTTTTCCTGACTGATCAATTTCCCAAACATCCATAACGCCATTTTGATTAAAATCAACAACAGCTGTAGCTCTGGCCTTAAATCCATTAATAGAAGCGTCTACCAGTTCAATTTTATAATTGGCATCTCCTCCCTCAGTGGATAACAGGCGTTGGGCATATCCAATTTCTTCTAAATCTCCAGAATATTTCGTGAACTCCATAAAATAAGTTTGTTGAAACGTATGAATAAGCTTCAGTTGGAATTGTGCTTCTTTCTTTCTAACATTGTTTACGGTAGGGGATAAATTCCTAACGACTACCAAAGAGGTAAGTCCAATAATAATTAATACTGTAAGTACTTCTAGTAAAGACAATCCGCTAACTTTTTTACGGAAAATAGTGCTTATTTTTTTTTGAATATTCATACTATACAAATATAGGTGTTTCAAGTTATATATCTTAGAATTCCATAGATGAACTCATCTTAAATATAGGTAAAATCATAGCCATAGCAACCAGGGCAACTACTCCTCCTACGACAATAATTAAAATTGGTTCAACAATGCTTTTTAATAGTTTAGATTGGCTTTCTACAGAGTCACTATACTGAGCGGTTAGTTTAGCAAAAATTTCATCCAACTTGTTGACTTCTTCACCAACTCTAATCATAGAGACCATTCGTTTTTCAAAGACACTTTCTTCACGCATACTATCGTATAAAGTGTTTCCTTTTAAAATAGATTTTTCAATACGTTGAAGACTTTGCTCTATAGGATAAAAGTCAACCATTTGAGCAGTCATGTTTAAGGCTTCGATAAGCTGAACTTTTGATTTGGTTAGTAGACTCATGGATTGACAAAAACGGGTTAAGTAGACGCGTTGCATCATCTTTCCTACGATAGGAATTTTTAATAAAACAATACCAGAGTATTTACGATACCATTCTGTTTTACGTTGAAAATAAAAGAATGCCAAAATGATCACCAATACCCCTAGAACCGGTTTGTACCATTCCGAAAATGCAGAAGATAAATCTAAGACGAATTGCGTTACAGAAGGAAGTTCAGCATCCACTTGTTTTAGGAACCCTATAAACATGGGAACAACAAAGTTCATTAAGAAAAAGAGCACTCCAAAGGCAATAAAAATAACAATAATAGGGTAGGTAATTAGTCCAATGAACTGACTTCTTAGCGCATTTTTATTTTCAAAATATTTTTTAAGCTCTAGCATAATATTGGCTAGCTTACCAGTTTCTTCACCAATCCTAATACTTTGATATTCGTATTTTGTGAATAGTTGGGTGTTTTCTAGTGCCAAAGCTAATGGCTTCCCAACTAGAACATCTTTGTTGATTTGGGCATAAATATTATCCGCTTTATCTTGTTCTTCAGACAATAGTTGTAAAGAGGCGTTTAGGTCTAATCCAGCATTTAGAAGGGTGGATAAATCAGTGTAGAACTGTTCTTTTTTCTTGTTGTTAAAACGATGACCTCCAAAAGAAATGTCTTGGTTTAAGAAATCGATGATCCCATTAGAAGCATCCGTTTGTACTTTCTTCTTTCGATTAGTTTGTTGATATTTATTGAGTTTTATTGCCAATTTTACTGCTTATGTATTAATACCTGATCTTTTATCCCGTATGATTTTGAAGAGGAGAATACAAAATGCTGTTGATTATGATCAACCTCTAGTTCTATTTGGGTTATTTTTTCGTTGTTAAAATTTGAGCGACTACTGAATGCCGTTGGAATTAAATGAAATGTTGTTGCAATGTTTCCAGTTCTAACTATGGTAGAATCTAAAAAGTCATAAGTAATGGTTTGTTGATGATTAGCTAAAAAAAGTTGTTTTTCGGAACTCGTGATTAATAAAGCTTTGTTCCAATCTTGGTTAAATGTCTGTTTAAAATGTAAAATAGTATTGAGTCGTTCAGTTTGTTGGGCGTAAATAAAATAATATTGGTTAAAGTTATGGTATAGTGAAAAAGTAAAGACCACTAAAATGCTAGACAATAGTAGAGCTACCATTGCTTCCAATAAAGTGAAACCGTTGACTTTTTGTTGCATTACTTCTGTTTTAATTCTTTTAGCGTTCCTAATATTCTGTTGGTCTTTTGTTCTTTGATTTCCCAAGTTATTTCTACTACATCATAAGCAAGATCAGATTTTTTAATAGACTTACTAATGGTGAAAGTATCATAATGATAATGATCATTTTCTAAATCGTTACTTGTAGCAATCAGTTCCTCCAGTTGAATAAGGGCTTTAAATTTTAGATAGCTATTTTTCCCCATAAAGATGTTATTCATGGTAAATGTCGCGTAGGTGAGTACAGCACTGATGATGACGACAGCTACAAGCGGTTCTAATAAAATTCCGCCTTTAATCTTGGATGCTATTTTTGTTGTTAATTGCACTTATTCTAACCAATTAATAATTCCTTTTTTTTGTGTTTGTTGCGCTTCTAATAAGTTAGCTCCTAAATAATATTCAGACCTTTTTTTGCTCGATAACAAAATGTCTAATAAGGTGTTGTTTTGTATGCTTCCTCCTGTCTTAACATTAACTTGTTGGCAATATAGAGTGCCGTAAATTGTTGTTGCTTTTAGGTTGGCAATACCATTTATGTATATGTTTCCAGTTATTGACGATTGTACATCACTTTGAATACTGATTTTGTCTCTGTAATTGTATTGTTTCTGATAAGCTAGCAATTCTCCAAAAATAGAGGTGTTGGCCCCTATTTTAATATAACTAGAAGGTGCTTTTACTGGCTTGGTATCATATAAAACAAGGCTACTAGGGTAATTTAGCAAAACATGCTTTCCAATTACAATGCTATCTCTAGCTTGTAGTTGTAATGTCCCGGAAAAATCATCAGCAATAGTAATAAAAGGAGCCTTTAATACAAGATTTCCTAGCTTGGCAGTGTTAGAAACATGGATAGCTTCACTAGATTCTAGAATAATGTTGCCATTTATTTTTTGATGCGTTAAAACGATTGGGGAAGAAGAAATTAGATGTAATGTTTTTTGATTAAAGGATTGGGTTAAAGAGTCTATATAGTCATCCCATAGTTTAATAGAATCTAGAGCCGTTTCCTTTTCTTCGAGGTGTTGGAGTAGTACTTTGTTGAGTGGGGGAAGTACTTTTTTACTCTGAAGTTTGTTTCCATAAACTAATCGGCTTCCACTGTATGGATGGCCAGTTACATTGCCTCGTTCAATTCCTTTTTGGGGAAGATAACAAGTGCCTTCTAGTTGTGTTTTTCCTGCTACTTTTAAAGGTTGATTATTATCAGCGAGGTAGAGAGCTGTAGTATTGATGTTGGCAGAGCCAATTATTCCATATTTGGAGGAAAGGTTAGCCGTAGTAACTCCTATTATTTCGTAGAGGCCCCATAACATCCTTTTAGTAATGATTTTGTGTTGAGGTCCTTCAAATAAAGAGAGTTCTTGAGTTGAGTTTAAAGGCTGAAAGTCATCTTTTGATAAGAGTAGAGCAATGCCAGATTTAAGGTTGTTGTGGTCTTGAATTCCTTGTTGAAATCGAATGACGTTTTGACTAGAGTGTTGAGCAATCATTAATACCAATGTTACAATTGAACCAATTACTAGTACAATAAATAATGAGTATATTAAAGCATTTCCGTCAACCTTATGCATCAATTCGTCGTTTGTTTAGTAGGTGTAGCTTGTTGTTGTTCTTTCTTTTGCTCTTTTAGCTTCTTTTTTAGGGGCTTGCTGTGCTCTTTTTCCTGTTGGGGTTGAGGAGCTGGCTTTACCTTAGGTGGTTTTGGGGTTTTAGCCTTGGGTACAACGATGGTCCCTTTTTTCCAGTGCTCTTCTTTAGTTAGTTTTCCATTTTCATCCCAATAGCGCCAACGTCCTGTTTTTAAACCATATCGATATTCTCCTTTTACTTTGAGTTGTTTAGAGGAATAGTTTTCTTGGTAAATACCGTGAAGTAAATCCCCCTGATAAGCCCCTTGGGTATGGAGAATAGCTTTAGCTTTATACCAAGAGTAAGTATATTTGCTGTGTGTTTTAATTTTTTTATGACGATTGTCTACTTCTACAAGTGCTTTGGTTCCATCTTTTGTGGTAATCGGAATACGCCGGGTCTTTTCTTGTGCAAGAAAAGAAAATGAAATCATAAAACTAAAAATTAGACAATACTTCATAGTGATAGGTTTGAAAATGATTTTAAAGATAGCAAAAAACCACCTAATTATCTTTTTCGATAAAAAGTCATAAGTTATATAATTTTGTATCATAATGGGGGAGAAAGGTTGTTTTTTGATTTAATGGTAGAATATGTGGTCAAAATGTGCATTTAATGATTAAAATAGGGAAGTAGTTGAGGGGAAAAAGAATTTGAATAGCTGAAGAAAAGTTTTTGCGAATTAATACTTTTTTGTTTGACAATAAAAGAAGACATGAATTTTTTTGAATAAAAAAAATAGGACCGTGGATAAAAGAAGGTGTTTTTATGTTAAAAAATGTGTTAAAAGAGAAAAAAGTCCGTTTTACTGACAAAAATCAGTAAAATAAAGAAGTGGTGGGCGTTGGAAGTGTCATTGGAATTTATAAATTGCACCTGTCAATAAAGATAATTAGTTATGAATAAGCTAACCCTCCTAATGTTTGTCATTATTATTTCAGCGGCAAACATTTTTTCTCAAAGCACCACACAAAAAGTAGCCAGTTTAGAGAATTTAACCTCAATCATGCCAGCGGCCTTAACTCCTCAGGGAGACACTTTATATAATATAAGGTTTGCAGTCAACCTAATAGATACGGTGAATGTTAATAAGATTAATGTAAAAGTGGGAACGACCTTTAATGGGAATGATATTTACGAAGGCAATTACTACATCTATGAACCCGCTCTTTCTGATACTTCAATCACCAGAGATGGGCTTCGGTTAACAGGTGATGCAGGTGCCCATTTTCAAGGCGTTTATTTTTATAAAGTAACAGCCGAAGATTTTCAAGGTACACCCTATACACCTTATATAAAACAACAATAAGCGGCTAACTACCTTAACCCAATAAACAATGAAAAAAATAGCCTTTATAATTTTAGTGATATTAGGGGGGGTACAGGGGTATTCACAGCTCCAATATACTTATGAAGTCACCCATGTCCTCAATAATTTGGATGCCTCCATTCAGGTGTATGTAACCAACGGTTCAGGAGCAAGTCATTACCATTATACTTGGTATAACACCTCAATGTCGGTTATAGGAACCAATAGCTCATCAATCTCAGGTTTAAACCAAGGGGTGTATTATTTAAAAGTGGCAGATACTTTAGATACAGACACCACCAATTATATCTATACCTATTTTTGGGTCGGGAAGTATGGAGAAACCACCACTTTAGAAATACAACCTAATGAAATGTTTGCGCATGATGCCTCATTAAGAAGAATAGATAGATCAGGTTATACTCATGTGATCAATACTAACTATGGGAATAATGCTAATTTTATAGCACATTATGGAACTTGGAGTGGATTGCCTGATATTGGCAAAGGAATCATGAAGTTTGATTATAATGGGCTAGTTGAAGCCAGTTCAA
Proteins encoded:
- a CDS encoding type II secretion system GspH family protein, producing the protein MNIQKKISTIFRKKVSGLSLLEVLTVLIIIGLTSLVVVRNLSPTVNNVRKKEAQFQLKLIHTFQQTYFMEFTKYSGDLEEIGYAQRLLSTEGGDANYKIELVDASINGFKARATAVVDFNQNGVMDVWEIDQSGKVVNTVKD
- a CDS encoding GspE/PulE family protein gives rise to the protein MINGDKIILTTDLQQAISAEQAWHYKIVPFETSIERDSFYTLENLNTTDLANELEMVLGKSVALKAIDEAVLNRALNKYYRRAGEGAVTLTVDDDYDEFFVSKLIAEAKALGSSDIHIEIYDEKARIRLRIDGGLVEKHKLNKDEYNGLISVIKLKSGLDIAERRKPQDGRYSHETDEESFDLRVAIIPTLRGEKVVMRILSNDKGSLLLDDLGFSEKELKDYRSNVYKHNGIVLISGPTGSGKTTTLYATLQELNKEDVNIMTVEDPVEYTLDGINQVQVKEDIGLTFSEVLRSFLRHDPNIIMLGEIRDETTAEIAVRLALTGHIVLSTIHTNSAWEITTRLVDMGIPSFLVSSTLNMAVSQRLVRTLCPKCKKASSEPIELPSYFKATPPEKHFVPVGCDACYHTGYKGRKAIYEVIPIDRDLSALIKEEKNTVEAEELLNDKGIRGLSNSAFELFITGVTSFEEVYPIIASNF
- a CDS encoding prepilin-type N-terminal cleavage/methylation domain-containing protein, whose translation is MQQKVNGFTLLEAMVALLLSSILVVFTFSLYHNFNQYYFIYAQQTERLNTILHFKQTFNQDWNKALLITSSEKQLFLANHQQTITYDFLDSTIVRTGNIATTFHLIPTAFSSRSNFNNEKITQIELEVDHNQQHFVFSSSKSYGIKDQVLIHKQ
- a CDS encoding type II secretion system F family protein, with amino-acid sequence MAIKLNKYQQTNRKKKVQTDASNGIIDFLNQDISFGGHRFNNKKKEQFYTDLSTLLNAGLDLNASLQLLSEEQDKADNIYAQINKDVLVGKPLALALENTQLFTKYEYQSIRIGEETGKLANIMLELKKYFENKNALRSQFIGLITYPIIVIFIAFGVLFFLMNFVVPMFIGFLKQVDAELPSVTQFVLDLSSAFSEWYKPVLGVLVIILAFFYFQRKTEWYRKYSGIVLLKIPIVGKMMQRVYLTRFCQSMSLLTKSKVQLIEALNMTAQMVDFYPIEQSLQRIEKSILKGNTLYDSMREESVFEKRMVSMIRVGEEVNKLDEIFAKLTAQYSDSVESQSKLLKSIVEPILIIVVGGVVALVAMAMILPIFKMSSSMEF